One stretch of Oncorhynchus keta strain PuntledgeMale-10-30-2019 chromosome 16, Oket_V2, whole genome shotgun sequence DNA includes these proteins:
- the LOC118382707 gene encoding protein mab-21-like 2, which produces MIATQAKLVYQLNKYYSERCQTRKAAIAKTIREVCKVVSDVLKEVEVQEPRFISSLSEIEARFEGMEVIAPNEFEVVLYLNQMGVFNFVDDGSLPGCAVLKLSDGRKRSMSLWVEFITASGYLSARKIRSRFQTLVAQAVDKCSYRDVVKMVADTSEVKLRIRERYVVQITPAFKCTGIWPRSAAQWPMPHIPWPGPNRVAEVKAEGFNLLSKECYSLTGKQSSAESDAWVLQFSEAENRLLMAGCRKRCLSVLKTLRDRHLELPGQPLQSYHMKTLLLYECEKHPRETDWDESCLGDRINGILLQLISCLQCRRCPHYFLPNLDLFQGKPHSALEAAAKQTWRLAREILTNAKSLDKL; this is translated from the coding sequence ATGATAGCGACGCAGGCAAAGCTGGTCTACCAGCTCAACAAATACTACAGCGAGAGATGCCAAACTCGAAAAGCGGCCATTGCAAAGACTATCCGGGAGGTGTGTAAGGTAGTGTCGGACGTCCTGAAGGAGGTCGAGGTGCAGGAACCCCggttcatctcctctctcagcgAGATAGAGGCGCGCTTCGAGGGGATGGAGGTCATAGCCCCCAACGAGTTCGAGGTGGTCCTCTACCTCAACCAGATGGGAGTGTTCAACTTTGTTGACGACGGTTCTCTGCCCGGCTGCGCTGTACTGAAGCTGAGCGACGGCCGCAAAAGAAGTATGTCTCTCTGGGTCGAGTTCATAACGGCCTCGGGCTACCTTTCCGCTCGGAAGATCCGTTCAAGGTTTCAGACTCTGGTGGCGCAAGCGGTGGATAAGTGTAGCTACCGTGACGTGGTTAAAATGGTAGCAGATACAAGTGAGGTAAAACTAAGGATCCGGGAGAGATACGTGGTTCAGATCACCCCTGCGTTCAAGTGCACGGGGATCTGGCCTAGGAGCGCTGCCCAGTGGCCCATGCCCCATATCCCCTGGCCTGGTCCGAACCGGGTGGCCGAGGTCAAGGCCGAGGGCTTTAACCTGCTCTCCAAAGAGTGCTATTCGTTGACCGGGAAACAGAGCTCGGCTGAGAGTGACGCCTGGGTCTTGCAGTTCAGCGAGGCCGAGAATAGGCTCCTGATGGCGGGATGCAGGAAAAGATGCCTCTCGGTCCTGAAGACTCTCCGCGACCGTCATCTCGAGCTACCCGGTCAACCACTTCAGAGCTACCACATGAAGACGCTGCTGCTGTATGAGTGTGAGAAACACCCGAGAGAGACCGACTGGGATGAGTCCTGCCTCGGAGATCGAATCAACGGAATTCTGCTGCAGCTCATCTCGTGTTTGCAGTGCCGCAGATGCCCCCATTATTTCTTACCAAATTTGGACCTGTTTCAGGGGAAGCCCCACTCGGCCCTGGAAGCTGCCGCAAAGCAGACGTGGAGACTGGCGAGGGAAATCCTCACTAATGCAAAAAGTTTGGACAAATTATAA